The Primulina huaijiensis isolate GDHJ02 chromosome 12, ASM1229523v2, whole genome shotgun sequence genome has a window encoding:
- the LOC140989465 gene encoding uncharacterized protein translates to MVPLGEEMLSSSVVRGVELEMQGYSIRADLIVLAMPEFDIILGMDWLAVNGALTDFHWRTVFINPVDGESFLFEETLRSRVPRIISCLHARNLYFSKGFQAFLASVISIPDTASQTIEEVEVVREFPDVFRDDVTGVPPAREVKFSTELMPSTVTISKAPHRLAPNENERAERSDLGVVRQGWQSETLY, encoded by the coding sequence ATGGTACCTTTGGGTGAGGAGATGTTGTCGTCTAGCGTGGTTCGAGGTGTGGAGCTTGAGATGCAGGGttattctattcgagcagatcttattgtacttGCTATGCCCGAGTTCGACATTATcttgggtatggattggttgGCAGTGAATGGAGCTTTGACCGACTTCCATTGGAGGACCGTATTTATTAATCCAGTCGACGGGGAGTCTTTCTTATTTGAGGAAACTCTGAGAAGTCGTGTGCCACGCATTATCTCTTGCTTGCACGCGAGGAATTTATATTTTAGTAAGGGATTTCAAGCTTTTCTGGCTAGTGTTATCTCGATTCCTGACACAGCCAGTCAGACTATTGAGGAGGTGGAGGTCGTCAGGGAATTTCCTGATGTTTTCCGTGACGACGTGACTGGCGTTCCACCAGCAAGAGAGGTGAAGTTTTCTACCGAGCTGATGCCGAGTACCGTGACAATTTCTAAGGCACCTCATCGTCTTGCACCTAATGAGAATGAAAGAGCTGAAAGATCAGATTTAGGAGTTGTTAGACAAGGGTGGCAGTCTGAGactctgtattga